In Brachyhypopomus gauderio isolate BG-103 chromosome 11, BGAUD_0.2, whole genome shotgun sequence, a single genomic region encodes these proteins:
- the stard14 gene encoding START domain containing 14 → MSRSSGVIPDESVFSDFKRQCLSTDRWHNKYNKNGMEVWVEVPASSQQGSRNNVCKVHKIKCKITITDVSAATMYDVLHDNKYRKTWDPAMLESFEIARLGPNTDVGYYSWLCPKPLKNRDVITLRTWKASEDEYLIVNYSVKHPKHPPRKDLVRAVSLLTGYLVKPTGPNSCSFTYLSQADPRGSLPKWAVNAGSQILAPKVMRSVYKAGQNYAVWKAQNSPEYKPWLYPSQSVLPMMDPAELAIQRGDSLENVDESAAQEVQDNEDSS, encoded by the exons ATGTCTCGGAGTTCAGGAGTTATTCCCGACGAGTCGGTATTTTCTGACTTTAAACGGCAGTGCTTGTCGACAGATCGCTGGCACAACAAGTACAATAAAAACgggatggaggtgtgggtggaggtgccgGCCTCGTCCCAGCAGGGCAGCAGAAACAACGTGTGTAAAGTGCACAAAATCAAG TGTAAAATCACCATAACCGATGTCTCAGCTGCCACGATGTATGATGTTCTTCATGATAACAAGTACAGGAAGACATGGGACCCTGCCATGCTGGAGAGCTTCGAGATAGCTCGTCTGGGCCCCAACACTGACGTGGGCTACTATTCAT GGTTGTGTCCCAAGCCCCTGAAAAACAGAGATGTGATTACCCTGCGTACATGGAAGGCTTCTGAAGATGAATACCTCATCGTTAACTACTCCGTCAAACATCCG AAACACCCTCCACGTAAAGACTTGGTGAGGGCCGTCTCTCTTCTGACGGGCTATTTGGTGAAACCAACAGGCCCAAACAGCTGCTCCTTCACGTACCTCTCACAAGCCGACCCCAGAG GTTCTCTCCCCAAGTGGGCGGTCAACGCAGGTTCTCAGATCCTAGCTCCCAAA GTTATGAGAAGCGTGTACAAGGCAGGGCAGAACTATGCCGTGTGGAAGGCCCAGAACTCTCCAGAATACAAGCCCTGGCTCTATCCCTCACAAAGTGTTCTTCCCATGATGGACCCGGCAGAGCTAGCGATCCAGCGCGGAGACTCGCTAGAGAACGTGGACGAAAGTGCAGCCCAGGAGGTTCAGGACAACGAGGACAGCAGCTGA
- the pdzd11 gene encoding PDZ domain-containing protein 11 translates to MDQKIPYDDYQLPVVFLPSYENPPAWIPPQDRINHPDYNNELSQFLPRTIVLQKPPGAQLGFNIRGGKASQLGIFISKVVPDSDAHRAGLQEGDQVLSVNEVDFQDIEHSKAVEILKTAREILMRVRFFPYNYQRQKERTVH, encoded by the exons ATGGATCAGAAAATTCCTTATGATGACTATCAGTTACCAGTTGTTTTTCTGCCGTCATACGAAAATCCCCCAGCCTGGATTCCTCCACAGGAT AGGATCAACCACCCTGATTATAATAATGAGCTAAGCCAATTTCTACCACGAACTATCGTCTTACAAAAGCCTCCCGGAGCTCAACTGGGCTTCAATATCCGAGGTGGAAAAGCATCTCAGCTCGGTATATTTATTTCCAAG GTGGTGCCAGACTCTGATGCTCACAGAGCAGGACTGCAGGAAGGGGATCAGGTGCTCTCCGTTAACGAGGTGGACTTTCAGGACATAGAGCACTCAAAG GCTGTGGAGATTCTGAAGACGGCCCGGGAGATTCTGATGAGGGTGCGGTTCTTCCCCTACA ATTACCAGAGGCAGAAGGAGAGGACAGTACACTAG